Below is a genomic region from Astatotilapia calliptera chromosome 13, fAstCal1.2, whole genome shotgun sequence.
TGGGGAAAGATTAAATTAcaattgtgaaaaaaaagaaagataaaagatgGAAGTAAAAGTTTTAAGTGCACCGTGCATACTGCACTTGAGCACttgaggttgttgttgttgttttttttcagcgtTTACTTCACTGACTCCTGGGTTTTTTCATtgaattgagaaaaaaaagtgaagttgGACATTTACGCTGTGCAAACAGGGATTTGTaagatttttattgatttattttcgaTAAAATCTAATAAATCTCAATAAACTAGAGTTAGAGCTTGCGCAGAAGTGGAAGTGAACAAGCTTTACGCTTAAAGAGAAGCTTGCAGGGAGTTGCTGTGCAGTGGTGTCATGGGGCACATTAGGACTCCTCGAGTATATTTCAAATGCCTAATTAATGAAGATGAAAATTGTCACATTTCTATCAATCTCTGTGTTATTTCATTCTCAACTGGTAATAGATGCAAATTTACAATCAGATATTTTTGCATTGAAATTAGACTATATAGAAACATACAACGTGGGCGATCGACgcttacttattttattttattttatttttttatttgtgtgtgtgtgtgtgtgtgtgtgtgtgtgtgtgtgtgtgtgtgtgtgtgtgtgtgtgtgtgtgtgtgtgtgtgtgtgtgtttacattgtCCCATACAGCAGCAATCTGAAAATAGTGGTGCTCATGTgctattaaaagaaagaaagaacgaaagaaagaaagaaagaaagaaagaaagaaagaaagaaagaaagaaagaaagaaagaagaagaagaagaagaagaagaagaagaagaagaagaagaagaagaagaggggttTGTCTTGTCCTTTTTGAAACCATCAGaccctccctctgtctctctcttccgTGTCTTTACATTTCCACACAGTGAACGTATTAAATATAGTTATCAAGATTAGCCTGTAATTTCCGTTGTATAACACAAGCTTGATATTTACATTCCCAATAGCGTGTATTTGTTGATAACGAACCTAAAGGATGTGTAAACAGTTTAACCTCTACCAGCATCATTcaaaaacactgacaaaaatTATCTGAAATATATTCAAATCAAATGTTCTTATGTTGTTTTCCACGAGCTCAGAGATTCTTTACTGTGTAAATCAggcaaggggaaaaaaggaaaatcgaAAACAATAATCGTATTAGGTCCTTGGTGGCTGTGGCTTTAAAGGGGGTGAAGTCAGGACTAACAGTTTCTTAATTATCACGCCGTTTGTTTTGCTGTAGTGCTGTGACACGGGGACGTCATCGTGGCACTACAGAGAAGTATGGGGGCAAATAGGGGTGTTGTGGGCGAAATAGCAGCAGCTTTAGGGCAAAAGTGCATCGATGTGTGAAATTACAGCCCATGGTGCTACATATTGTACCAGAAGCTCTCTTCccaaaaaatgcagaaacaaaaaaaaaaacgtggagggaaaaaggtggaaaaaagaGGAATAGTTCTCAAACGTGTCCAGAGGGCAGCTGGACTCGCAACTCAAACTGCCGCCATGAAGTCCACAAAACTTCTAAATAACAGCCAAAGATTGCGGTTGTTGTGCTTGCTGTGCCAGTCAAAAACAAACGTACAAAAATTCAGCTGAATGCAAGGTGACTGCTCAGGCACACCATTCACTGGAAAACACAGCTTACAGTTCACTATCATCCAGCCTATTTATAGAAAACAAAGTGACACCATTCTGATGGATAACCTGAAAAATGCATTAACACGTAGAAGTTAATGTTAACCTCAcgctttcatgttttttcttctccttttctgaCGGATTGAGTTCCTCCAAAGAAAAGATTACGAGTGCGTAATTGGCAGTACTCTTACCACACCAACCTTTGACCCGACCAGCCTCAGCAGCGTCAGCCCTCCTTCCTATACCTGTCTGCCTCCATGAGCGTGGTGGGCTGTGTAACCTACTGTATGAGCGCCATCTACAGAGCGGTGCTGCACACAGGCCCAGGagtagatgatgatgatggtgatgatgatggtggccTGCTGACTGACGCTCCCCTGCACACCTCACACACCACTTCTctgaccacacacacgcacacacacatatatgggTAAATAAGGTTTGGCAGTTTCTGAATGtgaaaactttatttgtatttaaccAGCGCCAACATATTTTCAACGTGTATTTAGGAGCAGAAAAAATTAAAGCAAGGAAATGCTTTCATATAGATTTTGGTGCAAAAGTTCACGAAATTCCTTTTTAGCCATTCTCCCAAGCTTACAAAGTTGGTTAAATAAAACGCGGAGGGTTTCGtcttatctttgtttaatttacAAGAAAATTGTACCATCTGTAATTATGTAATAATGATTCTTTGAGGTGTCTGCGTGTTTTTTAGGCTCTGCTATAACAAAaatcttcactgtgtttgtgttggtaGTCCTCTCACTGAAAGCGTCCGAGCAGCATGGCTTTAAAGTAGCCTGACAGTGCTTTACCTCTTTTCTACCTCCTGCCTTTAATTTCCTTGATTCTTTACCCCAAAGTCTCATCATTTCCCATTTCGTCTCCCTCCCCTTCCTGGCTGTCGGATGCAGGGACCTCCTCatttgagctgcaggtttttacGTGGGCGAATCACAAAGTGTTGGAATCTATTGCCTTTGTCTGACAAGTCATCCATCTCTATGCAAGGGGATCTGTGGGATGGAGgtaggaggggggggggggggggggaactgtgggactgcagcttttagaaacagacacacaaggaGAGGGGTTTCATTTTCTGCCCAAAGCTTCGTTCAGGCACAGCCCATTCTGGAGGAGAGGGGGACTCGCTGCTCTGTACTTCGCCGTGTCCATGTTGTTGTCATCTCCGCCCCTATCTGATTAAACCACAGAGCCTGCCGGTCCACCACGCCGTCAGAGgagagggatttttttttccggtCGCAGATTCCTGAGCGGAGCAGTGGAGACTCGGTTTTACGCTTCTGTTTTCCTCATGATGtcccttaaaaacaaacagtgaccCGCTTCGAGCCAATGTTTCCGCGACTGGTGCGCTCTGCACACGCGTGGGTCATGCACTGCACCTGACAGCCCCTTCTGCAGACTTTTGagtttagacttttttttttttattccaggaGGAAAACTTAGCATCGCGCCCAAGAAGTTGTTCACTGCTTGTTCACCGCGGACTCTTCCCACACGGACTGTGTTACACCAACATCTAAATCcttgattgtttttttctttttgtcatttaagCTGCATCACCGAGGCGAAACGGCGACCTCAGTCGATTACCTTTCTTTCCTTTGCTATCCCATGGATATTCACTGCAAAGCAGACCCCTTCTCAGCGATGCACCGTGAGTATGCTGAATTAGTTTAGAAACCAAAAACATGTCTGTCATCCTACTTTACTTTTtagcgcacaaaaaaaaaaaaaaacgatcctGTGCACTTGCAATGATTGCGCTCTAatttaaatagaaatgaaaCAGTTACGATAGCGAAATGTAAGGTGATTGATATTTTTTATTGGGCCTCGCTGTTTTCCCCCCTATTGTCCAATGAAATGTACACGATTCTCACATCTAAAATCTTGCtacctttacttttttttttttccaaattgatttttttcccccactggtTGACTTAAAAGGCTAATTGTAAAAATATAGTTTTAGCAGTTTTTGACGTTAATTTTATGATAATATAATGCAGAGTAAATAATAACAGATGGCtgatgaattaaaataaaataataaaaaacggAAGATTTCTGACTTATTTTTAAACCCACGTGGGTGAAATCcgcttttatttgtgtgtttttactttattatctttaaactttattaaccCTGAGGTTGGTTGTGGGAAATATGTAGGTCTGTATTTAAGACACAAGTGGAGAGGGGGGgaggatttaaaaagaaaagagttaaTTTAAATACAAAGCTTTTATTACCTGGGAAATCACCTGCCACATTCAGGCTACTTTTAGGGAGGCAGGGAGCACGCTGTGTGCAAATGGATGTAGCCTTAACGTTTCACTTTATTAACAATCTCTCACTTTGATTCGGATGGTAAAGAATTAAAGTGACGACAGAATTTAGAAAGCGTCtgcttttttctgcttgttttttccTCGCGTATTCCCTCCATATGATATGCGTAAAAGAAGACCCGGACTCTGTGTGAATTATTTATCCCCACCTCCTTCGCACAATCCGCGTTTGTAATATGAGTTATCAAAgcttgttttaattatttacaaTAATTGTGCAAGGAAAATTAAACAGGTTGAAACGTAATATCTGCGACATGTGTTAGGCTGCAGGAGGGGGGGAGATCCTTTTGGAAAATATTGCCTAACCAAGCCAGTGAGCAGGGACAGATGAGATcctggaaatgaaaaagaaaaagcagatagattttatttttaaattgtgatattttttttcttttatatttcacTGTTACATTTGCTGGGCAAAAATCCTCTAAAAATTGAATGttttaaaattagtttaaaaTTGTGGCagctttaattcatttattattattattattattattattattattgaacaGCATCAGAGTTCGCTAATATTCAGATTTGCGtcacattgtgtgtgtttgtgctactTTGATTTCATTTACTCTGAaaattcaacacacacacacagtagaggGCTGATGAGCACACACAGCAGTGTGTTCTGCAGGTATGTAATGTTATGTCCCCTCCTCGTGTTGCTGTTGTATCCCACGCAGGGCACGGCGGTGTGAACCAGCTCGGCGGGGTGTTTGTGAACGGCAGACCCCTTCCCGACGTGGTGAGGCAGCGGATCGTGGAGCTGGCCCACCAGGGCGTCCGGCCCTGCGACATCTCCAGACAGCTACGGGTCAGTCACGGCTGTGTCAGCAAAATCCTCGGCAGGTAAAAGGGGGGATACACTACCAAACAGAGCCCTGTGTGTGTCAAACATCAATCTTCTATAGCTGCTATATGCGCACCCAGCTCTATTTCAGCCTCAGTCATCGGTTATATAGGCaggtcatttttttctctccctttctttctttctttctttctctccctctctcttttttcttgaaCGCAGCAGTTCTGTGTCCCAGATTTTCAATCCATCACCTGCAGCCCCACAAGAGAAAAGCATCATAATCATGAAATAAATGTTAAGAGGGGAGTTTACAGCTAAATATTAATGAGAAAAAATATCCCAGAGAAATATGAGGCTGGCTGTCGGTGACGAAGAAATGGTGCTATCACTTCtctacaaaaaaaaggaaacaaagaaagaaagaaagaaagaaagaaagaaagaaagaaagaaagaaagaaagaaactcgaGTTGGAATAAAAGCGGCAAAATCCAGAAAACTACCACAATCTACCCAAACTTGCCTTTGAGCATCAGATGTTACTGTGAGAAATAAACGCCAAATATATACTTTCCGTTCCTATATTTGTCCATcggtgtaaaaaaataaataaatatgagcaATTAGGTAATTTTACTTGAGAGCAGAAATGCTGTGAGATAATATtctgacatatatttttttcagctaTCAGAAGGCATTTCAGAGGTATTTCATTTCACACACACTGTATGTTTGTCACCAACATTTACCAGTAGGTCATGGTGGCATGTAGTGCATGCTACTGTAAGCTTATGCAGACTGGAAATGAGGTCCAGACTGCGCTCTTACATCTAAACTATCCTTTGTTCTGTCCTTCTCACTGCTCAtattgtttaattttaattatacTGCTTTTTTTCGTTGAAAATCCGCTTTGTGCGCCTTCCAGCTGACACTTAATTAGGCCCATATAACAGCACACTTGCAGGCCAATTAATAGATTAATGCCGCCATAATGTTCgtaggtatttttttttttctttagcctATATGTAACTGCAGAAGATCGATGGAGATTGTTTCCACACAAACGATTTTGTTAAAGCCACCTTTCTCACTGATCACACGACTGATTTAAATAAAGGAGGGATCCATTCAGGAACACTCGCTCTGTCCCCATGCAGGTACTATGAAACCGGCAGTATTAAACCCGGGGTTATTGGTGGCTCCAAACCAAAGGTTGCAACTCCAAAAGTGGTGGACAAAATTGCAGAATATAAACGGCAGAATCCAACCATGTTCGCTTGGGAAATAAGGGACCGACTACTGGCTGAGGGCGTCTGCGACAATGACACGGTTCCCAGCGTTTCATCCATCAACAGGTAGGTGGCAcggctttattttatttcttagaAGGCGCGCTAAACTGCGCCAAAGCGCGCAAACTCTTCCAGGAATAAAGCTGTGaacttatttctttttaaacgtCTGCGTGCAAGTGATGGAAAAAAACAGGGGggaacagataaaaaaaaaaacaaaaaaaacaagaaaggaaCTTTTTGTCGTTTaccaaacttaaaaaaaataaaagtgtagcTTTTTTATCCCCACATACAAGGCTAAAACGAGCCTGTTAGGGGTGGTCTCATAAGTGCAATTCAATCCCCTGTGCGGCCCTGCGCAACACAGCCAGCACTGCCGCTGAGGCTGGAGCCGCGAAGAATCACATCTGTCTCGATAAAAACCGATCAATACAGCGTAACCAGATCCAGAGGCAGAAGGAAATACCCAACAAAGTCGTTCAATACGCGGACCACAGAGGCGGCAGCACCATCTTTATTGCCAGCCAAATGGAGGAAGAGAGTGACAACAGACCACATAGGCTTTTACAGGACAGtttgtaaaattattattattattattattattgttattgttattattattattagtagtagtagtattcgTATTATTCGTATTATTCGTATTATTCGTATTATTCGTATTATTATGTTGTGGCTGTAGGAGCTGATTTAACTACAGAATTAAATCAACTAATGTAgaaactgcaagaaaaaaaaacattcgtCCAGAAACAGAGGTGATCTGCGGGTATTTGTGGGATAAGGGAGTTTCTGTTCCACGAAAACAGCGAAAGCAGTAGACACCCTACACCTTCACCTTTCCACATGAAGCAGGACAGCAGCAGACAAAGTGTCTTTAGACAGAGGACTCTGGTGAAAAAAACCCCTCTGCATGTGTGCAAAGTGAAAAAGCCCGCAGTGCCTGCCAGTGATGAACTTTGGTTAGGAGGCACTGTTCCAGAGAGCTGGTCATCagcattacattttaatgagctgAAGAGAGTCTCATAACACAAGCAGCTAAATGCAGGAGATGGATGAATCTTtgctaaatttaaatttaaaaaaacaacaacaacaacagaaagatAGGGAGAGGGAAATAGCAGAAAATCACATGGCTTTGGAAATTATATCTTCAATAGGTTCTTAGCACTATTGTGTGTTTGCACCTGTTGTTTCTAAAACCACAGCAGTTTGTAATCCATTTTatgtctagtttttttttttttttttacaaaaataaaaaaacaatttttgataatctgctcagtttgaactttgtGGAACAgcaggacagggaggaacatgTCCTTTGAAACCGCATTAATAATTAACTCTTAGACTTTGTTGCACTGCAcaaatctgcattttttttcttcattccttAAACATGGCATCACAAATCAAAACATAGCAATCAGTGAGCCTTACTCCACTTTTATTCCCTAAAGTCTTTCTTGGCATTGAAAAGAAGTTAACTGGCACTTTTAGCAAAATCTTCTCTTTGCTCTGTATAATTGTGAAAGTactggctttttaaaatattagctTAATTTCTTGCTTGCTGATGTTAAAGGGAGGAATGGGAATggtgtggaggaggaagaaaagaacGAATAGAAGTATTAGAGCCAGTCAAGAGGACTGAAAGGGAGAGCGGACCCCTGGTGGTCTTTGTGGTTAAGGATCTGACCTCTGCTCTGTTGACTAAAGAGGATGTCCTggctttaaacacatttttcctgcaTTAATTATTAAAGATTACACAGAGACTGGGttgcactttgttttgttgtcgcAGAGAGAGGAGTTTCCATCCGCTGCACCATGCCCAGTGAACAAAGGCATAGCCGTGAGCGAATTTCAATCATATTGATCCACATTTTAATACTTCTTTggggattacatttttttttacaactgtgAAACACCAAAGTCGTTAATTCATCCATCCAAATTGCTTATTCAATATCAACAACATAGACTTGAAACAAAGTCCTTGAATTTATGAGACTCCCTCGAGTCATGAGGTCAGATAACTGTTGTGGTGAGATGTTAGAAATTCAAATATGATATTGATGTGTGTTTTCTGGAGGAGACTACCTGCCTTTGTTGCCCCGCCTGAAGGAGAGAGCACGGAGGACACATGAGATAGTGAGGGGAATGAAAAGAGTCTGATGTACATTTTTGCCCCTGAGGACGTTAACCCCATAGATGCCTGATTCAGAACTGATAGCTTATTGCCGGATGCCACATGTGAGCGCCATTCGCCTCATTTGCAGTCTGTAGAAGTCCGTTTCTGTCACATACCTCTAAAGTGAGAGGGCACACAATACTGCCTGTTATTCAATGATCTCAAGTTGAGCTGTCAATCAGAACATTACcatagtcacagtttaatgtAATGCGATCATGCCCCATAAGAGCTGAGCTTGTGCAAATCCCATTGTGCTCGTCTTCCTAAAAGAAATACAGCAATCAtcagatttactgtaaaataaaatttgccttcatttgttttaattacagcctgctttagttttttatttatttatttacttattaagTGTACAACAGATTAATCGGCACCGGAGGTGACAGCAGTCTCAGCTTCAGCAAATAAGATGCTATTGGTTTCCTTTCACAAATAATGTATGGTTCACAATTTGCATTTGCTGTTCCTCTCTGCCATTCGTTGTCAGTTTTTCTATCTGGGAGTTCCAATCAATAGGGTCTGATCCTCGGTCAGCCCGGGGGATTCCTGCGTGCTACACTCGTCGAGtgaaaaagggcaaaaaaaaagtgagaaatacagaaataaatcGGCTAccagtaaagaaagaaagaaagaaaagtaagaGATGGAGGTTTGAAAGGCAGCTATTGCAAAGTACAGTAAAGCTGATAGGACACTGGACAGTAAAGAGAgttgaaatgagaaaagaggaTGAGAGTGGGAGTGAAAGATCAGCtttgagagatggagagagagagagagaggagagcaaGGAGAAAAGAGGGAGTGGGGAGCAGGAGAGGCAGATTATTAGAGTTGGCCAGGTAGAGCCAGTGAAGCTGATCATTGAGGTGAATTGATGTGATTTCATGCTTTGTTTGCAAGATCATTCAGACCAAAGTGCAATGAAGACTTTCCCGCCACATCACATCTTACTGCTATAGGGACTTTATCATATTTCTAACCTCAGAATCCAGCTAGATTGAATCCAGAGTCTCAGGGGGCAGCCCCCATTCAGTCTTGCACAGGAGACGAGAGATTGCTCCTAAAGCCCCGAGATTGGCTATTGGTGACAGGGGCCTGAATATGAGGATACAAGTGCCCCAAACGATGGAGCACTTGTACATGCACAGATGTAAGTGGACGTGATGTGTCATGTTTAAGTGTCCTGTGGCGGACCGGTACGGTGTAAAATCTCAATTCTCTGAAAGCACTATTGATTGATCCGTGTGTGTTGTTCCCCTTACCAGGATTATCCGCACCAAAGTCCAGCAGCAATTCCACCCATCCCCTGACGGATCTGTTACACCACTCTCCACGCCCGGCCATACCATAGGTGAGCATCAATACGGCTACACAGGCCAATCAAACGAACAAATCGGGGCTGCAGAAAGAATAAGAAacggaaaaaaaaactacacatgAACACATATTAACCCACGTTAACCtgaagagacacacaaacacacacagtactgCATGCGCACTCTAACTCTGCTTTCTCCGTCAGTGCCCAGCACAGCCTCCCCTCCTGTGACCAGTGCCTCCAACAATCCCGTAGGATCCTACTCCATCAACGGCATTCTGGGTATCCCCCGCTCCAATGGTGAGAAGAGGAAACGAGACGATGGTAAGGGAGACATAAGATCCCTTTGTTTGCCAtccttttaattattttcatcactcatctcctacttttttcctgtgtgtgaagAAGATGGCATTTATGACAGCGCTGCAGccaagtgtgtttttgtgtgctgtCTCCAGTGACTTGTTATGCTGTATATAAGGCGGGATGAGAGTTGCGAGAGTGCTGTGATTCAATCAGCTTTTCGATGCCCTACGTTCTACCATACGCCTACAGAGCTGTATCTCAATTTTATACCACGCTCAGATGTATTGTAGATATCCCATACAGCTGTCATACAACTCTAAAGCCCTTCGGAAAAGGCATCAACGCTGCTGCTCCGTGCTTTTATTCCAGTAAAGtaacaaacagcagaaaaagtaGCTCTTTTGAAATTTCCTGCTTTGATCCTGTCAGATAAGTCATGATTTATCATTATGgactatatttttttttaaagataaggattgattgatttgattatgattttaattatatttttccaCGAtgattcaaataattttaagtaTATTAAAACAtcccaaaatattttt
It encodes:
- the pax2a gene encoding paired box protein Pax-2a isoform X11, which produces MDIHCKADPFSAMHLSHAGHGGVNQLGGVFVNGRPLPDVVRQRIVELAHQGVRPCDISRQLRVSHGCVSKILGRYYETGSIKPGVIGGSKPKVATPKVVDKIAEYKRQNPTMFAWEIRDRLLAEGVCDNDTVPSVSSINRIIRTKVQQQFHPSPDGSVTPLSTPGHTIVPSTASPPVTSASNNPVGSYSINGILGIPRSNGEKRKRDDDGSDGSGPGSDSQGSVESLRKHLRADAFTQQQLEALDRVFERPSYPDVFPTSEHIKPEQANEYTLPSLNTGLEDVKPSLSTSASSDLASSVSQSYSVVTGRDMASTTLPGYPPHVPPTGQGSYPTSTLAGMVPGGDFSGNPYSHPQYTTYNEAWRFSNPALLSSPYYYSAASRGSAPPTAATAYDRH
- the pax2a gene encoding paired box protein Pax-2a isoform X9; protein product: MDIHCKADPFSAMHRHGGVNQLGGVFVNGRPLPDVVRQRIVELAHQGVRPCDISRQLRVSHGCVSKILGRYYETGSIKPGVIGGSKPKVATPKVVDKIAEYKRQNPTMFAWEIRDRLLAEGVCDNDTVPSVSSINRIIRTKVQQQFHPSPDGSVTPLSTPGHTIVPSTASPPVTSASNNPVGSYSINGILGIPRSNGEKRKRDDVLWSGNHLDGRKIGHYGSDGSGPGSDSQGSVESLRKHLRADAFTQQQLEALDRVFERPSYPDVFPTSEHIKPEQANEYTLPSLNTGLEDVKPSLSTSASSDLASSVSQSYSVVTGRDMASTTLPGYPPHVPPTGQGSYPTSTLAGMVPGGDFSGNPYSHPQYTTYNEAWRFSNPALLSSPYYYSAASRGSAPPTAATAYDRH
- the pax2a gene encoding paired box protein Pax-2a isoform X8, translated to MDIHCKADPFSAMHLSHAGHGGVNQLGGVFVNGRPLPDVVRQRIVELAHQGVRPCDISRQLRVSHGCVSKILGRYYETGSIKPGVIGGSKPKVATPKVVDKIAEYKRQNPTMFAWEIRDRLLAEGVCDNDTVPSVSSINRIIRTKVQQQFHPSPDGSVTPLSTPGHTIVPSTASPPVTSASNNPVGSYSINGILGIPRSNGEKRKRDDVLWSGNHLDGRKIGHYGSDGSGPGSDSQGSVESLRKHLRADAFTQQQLEALDRVFERPSYPDVFPTSEHIKPEQANEYTLPSLNTGLEDVKPSLSTSASSDLASSVSQSYSVVTGRDMASTTLPGYPPHVPPTGQGSYPTSTLAGMVPGGDFSGNPYSHPQYTTYNEAWRFSNPALLSSPYYYSAASRGSAPPTAATAYDRH
- the pax2a gene encoding paired box protein Pax-2a isoform X12; translated protein: MDIHCKADPFSAMHRHGGVNQLGGVFVNGRPLPDVVRQRIVELAHQGVRPCDISRQLRVSHGCVSKILGRYYETGSIKPGVIGGSKPKVATPKVVDKIAEYKRQNPTMFAWEIRDRLLAEGVCDNDTVPSVSSINRIIRTKVQQQFHPSPDGSVTPLSTPGHTIVPSTASPPVTSASNNPVGSYSINGILGIPRSNGEKRKRDDDGSDGSGPGSDSQGSVESLRKHLRADAFTQQQLEALDRVFERPSYPDVFPTSEHIKPEQANEYTLPSLNTGLEDVKPSLSTSASSDLASSVSQSYSVVTGRDMASTTLPGYPPHVPPTGQGSYPTSTLAGMVPGGDFSGNPYSHPQYTTYNEAWRFSNPALLSSPYYYSAASRGSAPPTAATAYDRH
- the pax2a gene encoding paired box protein Pax-2a isoform X10, yielding MDIHCKADPFSAMHLSHAGHGGVNQLGGVFVNGRPLPDVVRQRIVELAHQGVRPCDISRQLRVSHGCVSKILGSYQKAFQRYYETGSIKPGVIGGSKPKVATPKVVDKIAEYKRQNPTMFAWEIRDRLLAEGVCDNDTVPSVSSINRIIRTKVQQQFHPSPDGSVTPLSTPGHTIVPSTASPPVTSASNNPVGSYSINGILGIPRSNGEKRKRDDDGSDGSGPGSDSQGSVESLRKHLRADAFTQQQLEALDRVFERPSYPDVFPTSEHIKPEQANEYTLPSLNTGLEDVKPSLSTSASSDLASSVSQSYSVVTGRDMASTTLPGYPPHVPPTGQGSYPTSTLAGMVPGGDFSGNPYSHPQYTTYNEAWRFSNPALLSSPYYYSAASRGSAPPTAATAYDRH
- the pax2a gene encoding paired box protein Pax-2a isoform X13, with amino-acid sequence MDIHCKADPFSAMHLSHAGHGGVNQLGGVFVNGRPLPDVVRQRIVELAHQGVRPCDISRQLRVSHGCVSKILGRYYETGSIKPGVIGGSKPKVATPKVVDKIAEYKRQNPTMFAWEIRDRLLAEGVCDNDTVPSVSSINRIIRTKVQQQFHPSPDGSVTPLSTPGHTIVPSTASPPVTSASNNPVGSYSINGILGIPRSNGEKRKRDDDGSDGSGPGSDSQGSVESLRKHLRADAFTQQQLEALDRVFERPSYPDVFPTSEHIKPEQANEYTLPSLNTGLEDVKPSLSTSASSDLASSVSQSYSVVTGRDMASTTLPGYPPHVPPTGQGSYPTSTLAGMVPGGDFSGNPYSHPQYTTYNEAWRFSNPALLMPHPVAPHLPLLPLPTTATSYTRDQLKLQGQSFGLHIVPV
- the pax2a gene encoding paired box protein Pax-2a isoform X7, whose translation is MDIHCKADPFSAMHLSHAGHGGVNQLGGVFVNGRPLPDVVRQRIVELAHQGVRPCDISRQLRVSHGCVSKILGSYQKAFQRYYETGSIKPGVIGGSKPKVATPKVVDKIAEYKRQNPTMFAWEIRDRLLAEGVCDNDTVPSVSSINRIIRTKVQQQFHPSPDGSVTPLSTPGHTIVPSTASPPVTSASNNPVGSYSINGILGIPRSNGEKRKRDDVLWSGNHLDGRKIGHYGSDGSGPGSDSQGSVESLRKHLRADAFTQQQLEALDRVFERPSYPDVFPTSEHIKPEQANEYTLPSLNTGLEDVKPSLSTSASSDLASSVSQSYSVVTGRDMASTTLPGYPPHVPPTGQGSYPTSTLAGMVPGGDFSGNPYSHPQYTTYNEAWRFSNPALLSSPYYYSAASRGSAPPTAATAYDRH